In Solanum lycopersicum chromosome 5, SLM_r2.1, the following are encoded in one genomic region:
- the LOC101251777 gene encoding T-complex protein 1 subunit epsilon has product MALAFDEFGRPFIILREQEQKTRLRGLDAQKANISAGKAVARILRTSLGPKGMDKMLQSPDGDVTITNDGATILEQMDVDNQIGKLMVELSRSQDYEIGDGTTGVVVMAGALLEQAEKLLERGIHPIRIAEGYEMASRIAVEHLERVAHKFEFGQNDVEPLVQTCMTTLSSKIVNRCKRSMAEIAVKAVLAVADLERKDVNLDLIKVEGKVGGKLEDTELIYGIIVDKDMSHPQMPKQIEDAKIAILTCPFEPPKPKTKHKVDIDTVEKFQTLRLQEQKYFDDMVQKCKDVGATLVICQWGFDDEANHLLMHRNLPAVRWVGGVELELIAIATGGRIVPRFQELTPEKLGKAGIVREKSFGTTKDRMIYIEHCANSRAVTIFIRGGNKMMIEETKRSIHDALCVARNLIRNNSIVYGGGSAEISCSIAVEAAADKHPGVEQYAIRAFADALDAVPMALAENSGLQPIETLSAVKSQQIKENNPCCGIDCNDVGTNDMREQNVFETLIGKQQQILLATQVVKMILKIDDVITPSEY; this is encoded by the exons ATGGCGTTAGCTTTCGATGAATTCGGAAGGCCGTTTATAATACTGAGGGAGCAAGAACAAAAAACCAGATTAAGAGGCCTCGATGCTCAGAAGGCCAACATTTCCGCCGGAAAAGCTGTTGCACGTATTTTACGTACCTCACTTGGTCCTAAAGGCATGGATAAGATGCTTCAGAGCCCTGACGGCGATGTCACCATCA CAAATGATGGTGCCACCATTTTGGAGCAGATGGATGTTGACAATCAGATTGGGAAGTTAATGGTTGAGTTGTCACGAAGTCAGGATTATGAAATCGGCGATGGAACCACTGGAGTTGTTGTCATGGCTGGGGCACTCCTAGAACAAGCTGAGAAGTTGTTAGAACGTGGTATTCATCCTATTCGGATTGCAGAAGGGTATGAAATGGCTTCAAGGATTGCAGTTGAGCATTTGGAGCGTGTAGCTCATAAGTTCGAATTTGGTCAGAATGATGTTGAGCCTTTGGTTCAAACTTGCATGACTACTTTGTCATCTAAGAT TGTGAATAGATGCAAACGTAGCATGGCTGAAATTGCTGTTAAAGCTGTGTTAGCAGTTGCTGATTTAGAGAGGAAGGATGTAAACCTGGACTTAATCAAAGTTGAAGGGAAAGTTGGTGGGAAGTTAGAGGACACAGAGCTAATTTATGGTATTATAGTTGACAAAGATATGAGTCATCCACAGATGCCAAAGCAAATTGAGGATGCAAAAATTGCAATTTTGACATGTCCCTTTGAGCCTCCTAAGCCAAAGACTAAGCATAAGGTTGACATTGATACTGTGGAGAAGTTTCAAACTTTACGCCTACAGGAGCAGAAGTACTTTGATGACATGGTCCAGAAATGCAAG GATGTTGGTGCCACCTTAGTTATCTGCCAGTGGGGCTTTGATGATGAAGCTAATCACTTATTAATGCATAGAAATTTGCCTGCTGTTAGATGGGTAGGTGGTGTGGAATTGGAGCTGATAGCAATTGCCACAG GTGGGAGAATAGTACCAAGGTTTCAAGAGTTGACACCCGAAAAACTTGGCAAG GCCGGTATTGTTCGGGAGAAATCTTTCGGTACAACAAAGGATAGAATGATCTACATTGAGCATTGTGCAAATTCAAGAGCAGTAACTATATTTATCCGTGGTG GAAACAAGATGATGATAGAGGAGACAAAACGTAGTATCCATGATGCTTTATGTGTTGCTAGAAATCTTATTCGCaacaattcaattgtatatggtGGTGGTTCAGCAGAGATTTCTTGCTCAATTGCTGTTGAAGCGGCTGCTGATAAACATCCAGGAGTTGAACAG TATGCAATCAGGGCATTTGCAGATGCTTTGGATGCTGTCCCAATGGCACTTGCTGAGAACAGTGGTCTCCAGCCTATTGAAACTCTATCTGCTGTTAAGTCTCAACAAATTAAG GAGAATAATCCATGCTGTGGAATAGATTGTAATGATGTTGGCACAAATGACATGCGTGAACAAAATGTCTTTGAGACTCTAATTGGTAAGCAACAACAGATTTTGCTTGCTACTCAGGTCGTCAAGATGATCCTAAAGATTGATGATGTGATTACTCCATCCGAGTATTGA
- the LOC101252082 gene encoding probable pectate lyase 5, producing the protein MGMPLSFLLLLTLLSPIFTFSSHVPDPEVIVQQVNEKINASRRNLGYLSCGTGNPIDDCWRCDPNWEKNRQRLADCAIGFGKQAIGGKDGKIYVVTDTSDDPVNPKPGTLRYGAIQDEPLWIIFSRDMVIKLKEELMLNSFKTIDGRGASVHIAGGPCITIQYVTNIIIHGLNIHDCKQGGNAYVRDSPQHYGWRTISDGDGVSIFGGSHVWVDHCSLSNCNDGLIDAIRGSTAITISNNYMTHHNKVMLLGHSDSFTRDKNMQVTIAFNHFGEGLVQRMPRCRHGYFHVVNNDYTHWEMYAIGGSASPTINSQGNRFLAPNDIFNKEVTKHEDAAESEWKNWNWRSEGDLMLNGAFFIRSGAGASSSYAKASSLSARPSTLVNSITMNAGALGCKKGKRC; encoded by the exons ATGGGAATGccactttcttttcttctccttcttaCTCTATTATCTCCTATCTTCACATTCTCCTCTCATGTTCCTGACCCTGAAGTTATAGTCCAACAAGTTAATGA GAAAATCAATGCATCAAGAAGGAACTTAGGTTATTTATCATGTGGAACAGGCAATCCAATTGATGATTGTTGGCGATGTGATCCTAATTGGGAAAAAAACAGACAAAGACTAGCTGATTGTGCAATTGGCTTTGGTAAACAAGCGATTGGTGGTAAAGATGGTAAAATCTACGTAGTTACTGACACTAGTGATGATCCAGTAAATCCAAAGCCAGGAACATTAAGATATGGTGCAATTCAAGATGAACCACTTTGGATTATATTTTCTAGAGATATGGTTATTAAGTTAAAAGAAGAATTAATGTTGAATTCATTTAAGACAATTGATGGTAGAGGTGCTAGTGTACATATTGCTGGTGGTCCATGTATAACTATACAATATGTtacaaatatcataatacatggATTAAATATTCATGATTGTAAACAAGGTGGAAATGCTTATGTTAGAGATTCACCACAACATTATGGTTGGAGAACAATATCAGATGGAGATGGTGTTTCTATATTTGGTGGAAGTCATGTTTGGGTGGATCATTGTTCTTTGTCAAATTGTAATGATGGTTTGATTGATGCAATTCGTGGTTCTACTGCCATTACTATTTCCAATAATTATATGACACATCACAACAAG gTAATGCTTTTGGGACATAGTGATTCATTCACTAGAGACAAGAATATGCAAGTTACCATTGCTTTTAATCATTTTGGTGAAGGGCTTGTGCAAAGGATGCCAAg atgtAGACATGGATATTTCCATGTGGTGAATAATGACTACACTCATTGGGAGATGTATGCAATTGGAGGAAGTGCTTCTCCAACTATCAATAGTCAAGGCAATAGATTCCTTGCTCCTAATGATATCTTCAACAAGGAG GTGACAAAACATGAAGATGCAGCAGAAAGTGAATGGAAGAATTGGAATTGGAGATCAGAAGGTGATTTAATGCTTAATGGAGCATTTTTCATAAGATCTGGTGCTGGAGCTTCTTCAAGTTATGCAAAAGCATCAAGTTTAAGTGCAAGGCCATCTACTTTGGTTAATTCTATTACAATGAATGCTGGTGCACTTGGTTGCAAAAAGGGCAAAAGATGTTGa